One part of the Ailuropoda melanoleuca isolate Jingjing chromosome 6, ASM200744v2, whole genome shotgun sequence genome encodes these proteins:
- the FRAT1 gene encoding proto-oncogene FRAT1 — GALRCALGDRGRVRGRAAPYFVAELAAGPSALSPLALQPGLDGPSGADKRGAPQPLSGPCRRGWLRGAAASRRLQQRRGPQPESRTGDDDPHRLLQQLVLSGNLIKEAVRRLHSRRLQLHAKLPQRPLSGPLSAPVHEPPSPRSPRAACSDPAASGRRAQLRTGDGVLVPGS; from the coding sequence GGGGCCCTGCGCTGCGCCCTCGGGGACCGCGGCCGCGTGCGGGGCCGGGCTGCGCCCTACTTCGTGGCCGAGCTCGCCGCAGGCCCCAGCGCGCTGTCTCCACTGGCCCTTCAGCCCGGCCTTGACGGGCCTTCGGGAGCGGACAAACGGGGCGCCCCGCAGCCACTGTCGGGCCCGTGCCGGCGAGGTTGGCTGCGGGGCGCCGCCGCCTCCCGCCGCCTGCAACAGCGCCGCGGGCCCCAGCCCGAATCCCGCACCGGCGACGACGACCCGCACCGGCTCCTGCAGCAGCTGGTGCTCTCGGGGAACCTCATCAAGGAGGCCGTGCGGAGGCTTCATTCGAGACGGCTGCAGTTACACGCAAAGCTTCCCCAACGCCCGCTCTCCGGGCCTCTGTCGGCCCCAGTGCATGAGCCCCCTTCGCCCCGCAGCCCTCGCGCGGCCTGCAGCGACCCGGCAGCGTCCGGGAGGAGGGCGCAGCTCCGAACTGGCGACGGCGTTCTGGTCCCTGGCAGCTAA